In Schlegelella aquatica, one DNA window encodes the following:
- the recX gene encoding recombination regulator RecX, which produces MPAPKLSLRGRALKYLAAREHSRRELARKLAPHAETPEQVEALLDEFEAKGLLSQARFVESIVHRKAARFGAARIRQELQAHGIDGDAAHDALAALQGTEYDRARAVWQRRFGGQCAATPAERAKQMRFLAGRGFSTEVIRRVVRDEDD; this is translated from the coding sequence ATGCCGGCCCCCAAGCTCTCGCTGCGCGGCCGGGCGCTCAAGTACCTGGCCGCCCGCGAGCACTCCCGACGGGAACTCGCCCGCAAGCTCGCGCCCCACGCCGAGACGCCCGAGCAGGTGGAAGCGCTGCTCGACGAGTTCGAGGCCAAGGGGCTGCTCAGCCAGGCCCGCTTCGTCGAGTCGATCGTCCACCGCAAGGCGGCGCGCTTCGGCGCGGCGCGCATCCGGCAGGAGTTGCAAGCCCACGGCATCGACGGCGATGCGGCGCACGACGCATTGGCCGCGCTGCAGGGCACCGAGTACGACCGCGCCCGCGCGGTGTGGCAGCGCCGCTTTGGCGGGCAGTGCGCCGCCACCCCGGCCGAACGCGCCAAGCAGATGCGCTTCCTCGCCGGGCGCGGCTTTTCCACCGAGGTCATCCGCCGGGTGGTGCGCGACGAGGACGATTGA
- a CDS encoding lipase secretion chaperone — MNLNVRRAAAGGAFAAAAVVAALVWWPAPEAESRPGAGAAPLPAAPRWSLLSAGDATPVAQPQASVAAAVERRLYGAGSLRGTEPDGDWSVDAHGRLEPSISLRRRFDHYLAALGEASVAELTALMQAHAERDVGAAAAQEIRTLWDRYLAVHQHRYRTQVRLDDPQGWEAALAERQAVRRAHLGRVWADAFYSQEEQALQAHIEAARQQGVGERAGAAGSEHALLGPPAPGADPSALHEQRVRQFGAEAAERLRQEDIAWADWQRRLEHARGRIAALRRAPELSEVQREAAVAQVIDETFGADERLRARSLLLP; from the coding sequence GTGAACCTGAACGTGCGCCGGGCTGCGGCGGGAGGAGCTTTCGCGGCTGCGGCCGTCGTGGCCGCGCTCGTGTGGTGGCCCGCCCCTGAAGCGGAGAGCCGCCCGGGCGCGGGCGCGGCCCCGCTGCCCGCCGCACCCCGATGGAGTCTGCTCTCCGCCGGGGACGCGACGCCCGTCGCACAGCCGCAGGCGAGCGTCGCCGCCGCCGTCGAAAGGCGCCTCTACGGGGCGGGCTCATTACGGGGCACTGAACCCGACGGGGACTGGTCGGTCGACGCCCACGGGCGCCTCGAGCCGTCGATCTCGCTGCGGCGGCGCTTCGACCACTACCTGGCGGCACTGGGCGAAGCGAGCGTCGCCGAACTGACGGCGCTCATGCAGGCGCATGCCGAACGGGATGTCGGGGCCGCCGCCGCCCAAGAAATCCGGACCCTTTGGGACCGGTATCTCGCCGTGCATCAGCATCGCTACCGCACGCAGGTGCGCCTCGACGACCCGCAGGGGTGGGAGGCCGCTTTGGCCGAGCGACAGGCCGTGCGCCGTGCTCACCTGGGGCGGGTGTGGGCCGATGCGTTCTACTCGCAGGAGGAGCAGGCGCTCCAGGCGCACATCGAGGCGGCGCGGCAGCAAGGCGTCGGCGAGCGCGCAGGCGCGGCCGGCAGCGAACACGCCCTGCTCGGCCCGCCCGCCCCGGGGGCGGATCCGTCCGCGCTGCACGAGCAGCGGGTGCGGCAGTTCGGCGCCGAGGCCGCCGAGCGTCTGCGCCAGGAGGACATCGCCTGGGCCGACTGGCAGCGACGGCTCGAGCACGCGCGAGGGCGTATCGCCGCCTTGCGCCGGGCGCCGGAGCTGTCCGAGGTGCAGCGAGAGGCGGCCGTCGCGCAGGTGATCGACGAGACGTTCGGCGCCGACGAGCGCCTGCGCGCCCGCAGCCTGCTGCTGCCCTGA
- a CDS encoding autoinducer binding domain-containing protein yields the protein MYAWQEDDIQSLLAVPDEDELFARLTRAAQELGFEYCAYGLRMPLPLSNPRVAMFNNYPRAWQERYQACGYVAVDPTVRHGMRSSLPVIWSDDVFATTPQLWDEARQFGLRVGWALAYRDASGIRSLMTLSRGQGEITPQELEANLPRLYWLTQVGHMGMAQLVAPRLMPEIGVRLSDREAEVLRWTADGKTSSDVAEILGISERTVNFHINNAMAKLGATNKTAATIRAAMLGLL from the coding sequence ATGTACGCTTGGCAGGAGGACGACATCCAGTCCTTGCTGGCCGTCCCCGATGAGGACGAGTTGTTCGCGCGACTGACGCGCGCGGCTCAGGAACTGGGGTTCGAGTATTGTGCCTACGGGCTGCGGATGCCGTTGCCGCTGTCCAATCCGCGGGTGGCGATGTTCAACAACTACCCGCGGGCCTGGCAGGAGCGCTATCAGGCGTGCGGCTATGTCGCGGTGGACCCGACCGTGCGCCACGGCATGCGCTCCTCGCTGCCGGTGATCTGGTCCGACGACGTCTTCGCCACGACGCCGCAACTGTGGGACGAAGCCCGCCAGTTCGGGCTGCGGGTGGGCTGGGCACTCGCCTACCGCGACGCCAGCGGCATCCGCAGCCTCATGACGCTTTCGCGCGGGCAAGGGGAGATCACCCCCCAAGAGCTCGAGGCCAATCTGCCGCGCCTGTACTGGCTCACGCAGGTGGGCCACATGGGCATGGCGCAGCTCGTCGCGCCGCGCCTCATGCCCGAGATCGGCGTGCGGCTGAGCGACCGCGAGGCCGAGGTATTGCGCTGGACGGCCGACGGCAAGACCTCCAGCGACGTCGCCGAGATTCTTGGCATTTCCGAGCGCACGGTGAACTTCCACATCAACAACGCCATGGCCAAGCTCGGCGCGACCAACAAGACGGCCGCCACCATTCGCGCCGCGATGCTCGGCTTGCTCTGA
- a CDS encoding DUF4902 domain-containing protein: MTRILRSMRRPVRPASAPPPLRALPSAPAPAATPEVPPDGYVRLPTRLLHRLPLVHLYSEWEASGELAGWGERDPTDRPVRAHRCGEALDELYGHTEWAGRDDPRVSIGWDWQACWTAGHLRWMAGEVRTNLMLVDERGDDLGAGATQRLLQLHLAHLDWPPAVAGALGMRG; this comes from the coding sequence ATGACACGAATCCTCCGATCCATGCGGCGACCGGTCCGCCCCGCGTCCGCCCCCCCGCCCCTGCGGGCCCTGCCGAGCGCGCCGGCGCCCGCAGCCACTCCCGAGGTGCCCCCCGACGGGTACGTGCGCCTGCCGACCCGGCTGCTCCACCGGCTGCCCCTGGTGCACCTCTATTCCGAATGGGAGGCGAGTGGCGAACTCGCCGGCTGGGGCGAGCGTGACCCCACCGACCGGCCCGTGCGTGCCCATCGCTGCGGGGAGGCCCTGGACGAGCTGTACGGCCACACCGAGTGGGCCGGACGGGACGATCCGAGGGTGTCGATCGGCTGGGATTGGCAGGCGTGCTGGACCGCCGGCCACCTGCGCTGGATGGCGGGCGAAGTGCGCACCAACTTGATGCTGGTGGACGAGCGGGGCGACGACCTCGGAGCGGGTGCCACGCAGCGGCTGTTGCAGCTGCACCTGGCGCACCTGGACTGGCCCCCCGCGGTGGCGGGCGCGCTCGGAATGCGGGGTTGA
- a CDS encoding MarR family winged helix-turn-helix transcriptional regulator: MAPAAQETAPALAEQAAAWRQTHLGRLLGHAMRRFDARVLELMARDVEVPLALANLAARAQITAAHIHITRHLALEGSRLTQLAAQAGMTKQAMGDLVEQCEAWGLVTREADPRDRRARWVRFTPTGRAWLAAFHRAVAQAEAEFRADVGEDVATVVKLGLEAYAGGWEP; encoded by the coding sequence GTGGCACCGGCCGCGCAGGAGACCGCCCCGGCCCTTGCCGAGCAGGCCGCCGCCTGGCGCCAGACGCACCTGGGGCGATTGCTCGGCCACGCGATGCGCCGCTTCGACGCGCGCGTGCTCGAGCTGATGGCTCGCGACGTCGAGGTGCCGCTGGCCTTGGCGAATTTGGCCGCGCGGGCACAAATCACCGCCGCCCACATCCACATCACCCGTCATCTGGCCCTCGAAGGCTCGCGGCTGACTCAGTTGGCGGCGCAGGCCGGCATGACGAAGCAGGCGATGGGCGATCTGGTGGAGCAATGCGAAGCCTGGGGCCTCGTCACGCGCGAGGCGGACCCGCGCGACCGGCGGGCCCGATGGGTGCGCTTCACGCCCACGGGGCGGGCGTGGCTGGCGGCCTTCCACCGCGCCGTGGCGCAGGCCGAAGCCGAATTCCGCGCCGACGTGGGGGAGGACGTGGCCACGGTCGTGAAGCTGGGCCTGGAAGCCTACGCCGGAGGCTGGGAGCCGTGA
- a CDS encoding acyl-homoserine-lactone synthase: MELICGTGSSLPPDLLDALSAYRYRVFIETLGWDLPAENGREQDQFDTPETAYVIARDPDTGQLRGCARLLPSTGPYLLADVFPQLLHGQPAPRHPQVWELSRFAAMDCGAPQSLAQPMELKVAEQILSGALDYARRRGVQRFITVSPLGVERLLRRVGVHAHRAGPPVRYGSHALFACWIEVDHQSIEAMQVYTPERSVVIDPAADRAGDAGRALAA; the protein is encoded by the coding sequence GTGGAACTCATTTGTGGCACGGGCTCCAGCCTGCCCCCCGATCTGCTGGATGCTTTGTCCGCGTACCGTTATCGGGTGTTCATCGAGACCTTGGGCTGGGACCTGCCGGCCGAGAACGGCCGGGAACAGGACCAGTTCGACACGCCCGAGACGGCCTATGTGATCGCGCGGGACCCCGACACCGGCCAGTTGCGCGGCTGTGCGCGCCTGCTGCCGAGCACGGGGCCCTACTTGCTGGCCGACGTCTTCCCTCAACTCTTGCACGGTCAGCCCGCCCCGCGCCACCCCCAGGTGTGGGAGCTCTCGCGCTTTGCCGCTATGGATTGCGGCGCGCCGCAGTCGCTCGCCCAACCGATGGAGCTCAAGGTGGCCGAGCAGATCCTCTCCGGCGCCCTCGACTACGCCCGCCGCCGCGGGGTGCAGCGTTTCATCACCGTCTCGCCGCTCGGCGTGGAGCGGCTGCTGCGCCGGGTCGGCGTGCATGCCCACCGTGCCGGCCCGCCGGTGCGCTACGGCTCCCATGCACTGTTCGCCTGCTGGATCGAGGTCGATCACCAGTCCATCGAGGCGATGCAGGTCTACACGCCCGAGCGCAGCGTGGTCATCGACCCGGCCGCCGACCGGGCCGGCGACGCCGGTCGGGCCCTGGCAGCCTGA
- a CDS encoding esterase/lipase family protein, which produces MRLKRLIARTVLALACAAGTAAYAPLAHADTYTQTRHPIVLVHGLFGFDAVGPIDYWYGIPSALRAGGAKVYVPQQSAANASEVRGEQLLSELRRLKAAYGHTKFNLIGHSHGGQTVRYVAAVAPELVASVTTVGTPHFGSPVADAIKTGTDVTGTIGFVSQVVNGFASLLSYLSGGSGLQQNSEAAMNSLTTAGAADFNRRFPAGAPTSTCGSGPSQVNGVRYYSMSGTSVITNVLDPSDGLLGLTSLAFLGKDNDGLVGRCSSRWGQVLRDDYPWNHLDEINQSFGLRGLFTPDPVAVIRAHANRLKLAGL; this is translated from the coding sequence ATGCGCTTGAAACGACTGATCGCTCGCACCGTGCTGGCCCTGGCCTGCGCCGCAGGCACCGCCGCCTACGCGCCGCTCGCGCATGCCGACACCTACACCCAGACGCGGCACCCGATCGTCCTCGTCCACGGCCTGTTCGGCTTCGACGCCGTGGGCCCGATCGACTACTGGTACGGTATCCCCTCGGCGCTGCGCGCGGGCGGCGCGAAGGTGTACGTGCCCCAGCAGTCGGCCGCCAATGCGAGCGAGGTGCGTGGCGAGCAGTTGTTGTCCGAGCTGCGCCGGCTCAAGGCCGCCTATGGGCACACCAAGTTCAACCTCATCGGCCACAGCCATGGCGGGCAGACCGTGCGCTACGTCGCGGCCGTGGCGCCGGAGCTCGTCGCTTCCGTCACCACCGTCGGCACGCCGCATTTCGGCAGCCCCGTGGCCGATGCCATCAAGACCGGCACCGACGTGACCGGCACCATCGGTTTCGTCTCGCAGGTCGTCAACGGTTTTGCCAGCCTGTTGAGCTATCTCTCCGGCGGCTCCGGGCTGCAGCAGAACTCCGAGGCCGCGATGAACTCGCTCACCACCGCGGGGGCGGCAGACTTCAACCGTCGCTTTCCCGCCGGCGCCCCCACCTCGACGTGCGGCAGCGGCCCCTCGCAGGTGAACGGTGTGCGCTACTACTCCATGAGCGGCACCTCCGTGATCACGAACGTGCTCGACCCGAGCGACGGCCTGCTGGGGCTCACCTCGCTTGCCTTTCTCGGCAAGGACAACGACGGTCTCGTGGGGCGCTGCTCCTCGCGGTGGGGCCAGGTCCTGCGCGACGATTACCCGTGGAACCACCTGGACGAGATCAACCAGAGCTTCGGTTTGCGCGGCCTGTTCACGCCCGACCCGGTGGCGGTGATCCGCGCCCACGCCAACCGGCTGAAGCTGGCTGGCCTGTGA
- a CDS encoding sensor histidine kinase: protein MHREQRSLFGEILDWMLAPLLLLWPMSVALTWLVAQSIADRPFDRALAETVRNLGQQVAVARQQVVFQMPPTIVEFLKGDNADTVYFQVLGARGELVGGDPELPVPPEQEAHDPGTVKFREDELHNEPLRVAYMWVIVQGASDGQHALVQVAETLNKRSQLATEIIKGVILPQFVILPLAVLLVWLALARGIAPLSELQRRIRRRQSDDLSPIDESEAPEEVAPLVRSINDLLARLDQSIKTQKHFLADAAHQLKTPLAGLRMQAELAQREIDAGQRDPQELKKSLRQIARSSQRAAHMVNQLLALARAENQGRLQRRHEVPLARLAAEVVRDFVPRAMDKRIDLGYEGPDTAGPGAAPAARVLGNPLLIRELIRNLVDNATLYTPAGGTVTVRVVNDPFGQVSVLQVEDSGPGIPEAEREVVFQPFYRALGTDVDGSGLGLAIVREIAQQHGAEVLLEDANTAGEMAGGAPRGTRVTVRFPTVPLAAEAPAAHEVHP, encoded by the coding sequence ATGCACCGCGAGCAGCGCTCGCTGTTCGGTGAGATCCTCGACTGGATGCTCGCACCGCTGCTGCTGCTGTGGCCGATGAGCGTCGCGCTCACGTGGCTGGTCGCGCAGAGCATTGCCGACCGGCCCTTCGACCGCGCGCTGGCCGAGACGGTGCGCAACCTCGGCCAGCAGGTGGCCGTGGCCCGGCAGCAGGTGGTGTTCCAGATGCCGCCGACGATCGTCGAGTTCCTCAAGGGCGACAACGCCGACACGGTGTACTTCCAGGTGCTGGGGGCGCGCGGCGAGCTGGTCGGCGGGGACCCGGAGCTGCCGGTGCCGCCCGAGCAGGAGGCGCACGACCCGGGCACGGTGAAGTTCCGCGAGGACGAACTGCACAACGAGCCGCTGCGCGTGGCCTACATGTGGGTGATCGTGCAAGGGGCATCGGACGGCCAGCACGCGCTCGTGCAGGTGGCCGAGACGCTCAACAAGCGCTCGCAGCTCGCCACCGAGATCATCAAGGGCGTGATCCTGCCGCAGTTCGTGATCCTGCCGCTGGCGGTGCTGCTGGTGTGGCTCGCGCTGGCCCGGGGCATCGCGCCGCTGTCGGAGCTGCAGCGTCGCATCCGGCGACGGCAGAGCGACGACCTGAGCCCCATCGACGAGAGCGAGGCGCCCGAGGAGGTGGCCCCGCTGGTGCGCTCGATCAACGACCTGCTGGCGCGACTGGACCAGTCGATCAAGACGCAGAAGCACTTTCTGGCCGATGCCGCGCATCAGCTCAAGACGCCGCTGGCCGGGCTGCGGATGCAAGCCGAGCTGGCCCAGCGCGAGATCGACGCCGGCCAGCGCGACCCGCAGGAGCTGAAGAAGTCGCTGCGGCAGATCGCGCGATCCAGCCAGCGCGCGGCGCACATGGTCAATCAGCTCCTTGCACTGGCGAGGGCCGAGAACCAAGGCCGGCTGCAGCGCCGCCACGAGGTCCCTCTCGCACGGCTCGCCGCCGAGGTGGTGCGCGATTTCGTCCCGCGGGCGATGGACAAGCGCATCGACCTGGGCTATGAGGGCCCGGACACCGCCGGGCCGGGGGCCGCTCCCGCGGCACGGGTGCTCGGCAATCCCTTGCTGATCCGCGAGCTCATCCGCAACCTCGTGGACAACGCCACCCTCTACACGCCGGCCGGCGGCACCGTCACGGTGCGGGTGGTCAACGATCCGTTCGGCCAGGTGAGCGTGCTGCAAGTGGAGGACTCCGGCCCCGGCATTCCGGAGGCCGAGCGTGAGGTGGTCTTCCAGCCCTTCTACCGGGCGCTCGGTACCGACGTGGACGGCAGTGGCCTCGGCCTGGCGATCGTGCGCGAGATCGCTCAGCAGCATGGGGCCGAAGTCCTGCTCGAAGACGCCAACACCGCCGGCGAGATGGCCGGGGGAGCGCCCCGCGGCACCCGAGTGACCGTGCGGTTCCCCACCGTGCCCCTGGCAGCCGAGGCGCCCGCCGCCCACGAAGTGCACCCCTGA
- the recA gene encoding recombinase RecA, protein MDAPVKALNTEKAKALQAALAQIEKQFGKGSIMRLGEGEAVEDIQVVSTGSLGLDIALGVGGLPRGRVIEIYGPESSGKTTLTLQVIAEMQKQGGVCAFIDAEHALDVQYAQKLGVNLQDLLISQPDTGEQALEIVDALVRSGSVDLIVVDSVAALTPKAELEGEMGDALPGLQARLMSQALRKLTATIKKTNCMVIFINQIRMKIGVMFGSPETTTGGNALKFYASVRLDIRRVGSIKKGEEVIGSETKVKVVKNKVSPPFKTADFDILYGEGISREGEIIDLGVNARVIEKSGAWYAYNGEKIGQGKDNAREFLKENADLAREIENKVRAALGVPLLPGSAPATDAPADKPAKGRAAKE, encoded by the coding sequence GTGGACGCACCCGTCAAGGCCCTGAACACCGAAAAAGCCAAAGCCCTGCAGGCCGCGCTGGCCCAGATCGAGAAGCAGTTCGGCAAGGGCTCCATCATGCGGCTGGGCGAAGGCGAGGCCGTGGAGGACATCCAGGTCGTCTCCACCGGCTCGCTGGGCCTGGACATCGCGCTCGGCGTCGGTGGCCTGCCGCGCGGCCGCGTGATCGAGATCTACGGCCCCGAGTCGTCGGGCAAGACCACCCTCACCTTGCAGGTCATCGCCGAGATGCAAAAGCAAGGCGGTGTGTGCGCCTTCATCGACGCCGAGCACGCGCTGGACGTGCAGTACGCGCAAAAGCTCGGCGTCAACCTCCAGGACCTGCTCATCTCCCAGCCCGACACCGGCGAGCAGGCGCTCGAGATCGTCGACGCCCTGGTGCGCTCCGGCTCGGTGGACCTGATCGTCGTGGACTCGGTCGCCGCGCTCACCCCCAAGGCCGAGCTCGAGGGCGAGATGGGCGACGCGCTGCCGGGCCTGCAAGCCCGTCTGATGAGCCAGGCGCTGCGCAAGCTCACGGCCACGATCAAGAAGACCAACTGCATGGTCATCTTCATCAACCAGATCCGCATGAAGATCGGCGTGATGTTCGGCTCGCCCGAGACGACCACCGGCGGCAACGCGCTCAAGTTCTACGCCTCGGTGCGGCTGGACATCCGCCGCGTCGGCTCGATCAAGAAGGGCGAGGAGGTCATCGGCAGCGAGACCAAGGTCAAAGTGGTCAAGAACAAGGTGTCGCCCCCGTTCAAGACGGCCGACTTCGACATCCTCTACGGCGAGGGCATCAGCCGCGAGGGCGAGATCATCGACCTGGGTGTCAACGCCCGGGTGATCGAAAAGTCCGGCGCCTGGTACGCCTACAACGGCGAGAAGATCGGTCAAGGCAAGGACAACGCGCGCGAATTCCTCAAGGAGAACGCCGACCTCGCCCGAGAAATCGAGAACAAGGTGCGCGCCGCCCTGGGCGTGCCGCTGCTGCCCGGCAGCGCGCCGGCGACCGACGCGCCGGCCGACAAGCCCGCCAAGGGCCGTGCCGCCAAGGAGTGA
- a CDS encoding response regulator — protein MRILIAEDDQVLADGLLRSLRSSGYAVDHVASGTEADAALSSHEFDLVILDLGLPKMHGLEVLKRLRGRGVVTPVLILTAADSIEERVKGLDLGADDYMAKPFSLQELEARVRALARRGMGTASSIIKHGPLTFDQTGRVAYINDQMVELSARELSLLEVLLQRVGRLVSKDQLVERLCEWGDEVSNNAIEVYIHRLRKKIEQGPIRIATVRGLGYCLEKIPN, from the coding sequence ATGCGCATCCTGATTGCCGAAGACGACCAGGTGCTGGCCGACGGCCTGCTGCGGTCGCTGCGCAGCTCGGGCTATGCAGTCGATCACGTCGCTTCGGGGACCGAGGCCGATGCGGCCCTCTCGTCCCACGAGTTCGACCTCGTGATTCTCGACCTCGGCCTGCCGAAGATGCACGGGCTGGAGGTGCTCAAGCGGCTGCGCGGCCGCGGCGTCGTCACCCCCGTGCTCATCCTCACTGCGGCCGACAGCATCGAGGAGCGCGTCAAGGGCCTGGACCTCGGCGCGGACGACTACATGGCCAAGCCCTTCTCGCTGCAGGAGCTCGAGGCGCGGGTGCGGGCGCTCGCGCGTCGCGGCATGGGCACCGCCAGCAGCATCATCAAGCACGGGCCGCTCACGTTCGACCAGACCGGCCGCGTGGCCTACATCAACGACCAGATGGTCGAGCTCTCCGCGCGTGAACTGAGTCTCTTGGAAGTGTTGCTGCAGCGGGTGGGCCGGCTGGTGAGCAAGGACCAGCTCGTCGAGCGGCTGTGCGAGTGGGGCGACGAGGTCAGCAACAACGCGATCGAGGTGTACATCCACCGCTTGCGCAAGAAGATCGAGCAGGGCCCGATCCGCATTGCCACCGTGCGCGGCTTGGGCTATTGCCTCGAGAAGATCCCGAACTGA
- a CDS encoding methyl-accepting chemotaxis protein, whose amino-acid sequence MRHNGPVTQREYELPAGCTLVSSTDLKGRILYCNLPFVEVSGYTREELLGQPHNLVRHPDMPEEAFRDLWATIQQGRPWSAVVKNRRKNGDHYWVYANVTPLLEGGRPVGYLSVRTRPTREQVAQAERLYAALREDEQSRRPLRARLAAGKLRRGGWAGRLDALQRLGDGLVRNPLPALLAIGGFVIGQAAPTLGGAGDGMGWAAALGLALVGHVGMQWGGRRRLGPMREYVDRLAGCDLAIVPPPSRHPALERLWQSLAQLRVNLMSVLRDAQREMEHVSLAAQEIAAGNDDLSRRTETQAARLEQTASAMTEIASAVASTSEAARQASARAEATLEAARAGTQAAREMQHTMQSIEAAATRIGDITRLIDEISFQTNILALNASVEAARAGEAGRGFAVVAGEVRSLARRTTEAAQDIRNLVEQSQSTVRVGVQQAEQVGRTIDDAVDRVAEMSTLVGEISRACHEQHGGVSQVQEALGELDAITQQNVAMVEQLAAAASGLRDRSRALEEAVDLFRLADATPRRAADAVALRRQQRASRATAAA is encoded by the coding sequence ATGAGACACAACGGACCCGTCACACAACGAGAGTACGAGCTGCCCGCGGGCTGCACCTTGGTGTCCAGCACAGACCTCAAAGGCCGCATTCTCTATTGCAATCTCCCTTTTGTGGAAGTCAGCGGCTACACACGCGAAGAACTGCTGGGGCAGCCGCACAACCTGGTCCGCCACCCCGACATGCCGGAGGAGGCGTTTCGAGACCTCTGGGCGACGATCCAGCAAGGTCGCCCCTGGAGCGCCGTCGTCAAGAACCGCCGCAAGAACGGCGACCATTACTGGGTTTATGCCAACGTGACCCCGCTGCTCGAGGGCGGCCGACCGGTGGGCTACCTGTCGGTGCGCACCCGCCCCACGCGCGAGCAGGTGGCCCAGGCCGAGCGCTTGTATGCTGCCTTGCGAGAAGACGAGCAGAGCCGCCGTCCGCTGCGAGCCCGTCTCGCCGCGGGCAAGCTGCGCCGCGGAGGCTGGGCCGGCCGTCTCGATGCCCTGCAGCGGCTCGGGGACGGCCTGGTGCGCAATCCCCTGCCCGCGCTGCTCGCGATCGGCGGCTTCGTGATCGGACAGGCCGCGCCCACGCTCGGTGGGGCCGGCGACGGGATGGGCTGGGCCGCAGCCCTGGGGCTCGCCCTGGTCGGCCACGTCGGCATGCAGTGGGGCGGCCGGCGCCGTCTCGGGCCGATGAGGGAGTATGTCGATCGCCTGGCGGGTTGCGACCTGGCCATCGTGCCGCCGCCTTCTCGCCACCCGGCCCTGGAGAGGCTCTGGCAGTCGCTGGCGCAGCTGCGCGTCAATCTGATGTCCGTGCTGCGCGATGCGCAGCGGGAGATGGAGCACGTCTCGCTCGCGGCGCAGGAGATCGCCGCCGGCAACGACGACCTCTCGCGCCGCACCGAAACCCAGGCGGCAAGGCTGGAGCAAACAGCCTCGGCCATGACCGAGATCGCCTCCGCGGTCGCCAGCACGTCAGAAGCGGCGCGCCAGGCGTCGGCACGGGCCGAGGCCACCCTCGAGGCCGCACGCGCCGGCACTCAGGCCGCGCGAGAGATGCAGCACACGATGCAGTCCATCGAAGCGGCCGCGACCCGCATCGGCGACATCACCCGGCTGATCGACGAGATCTCGTTCCAGACCAACATCCTGGCGCTCAACGCCTCGGTGGAGGCGGCGCGCGCGGGCGAGGCGGGCCGGGGCTTTGCCGTCGTGGCCGGCGAGGTGCGCTCGCTCGCGCGCCGGACGACCGAGGCCGCGCAGGACATCCGCAACCTCGTGGAGCAGTCGCAAAGCACGGTTCGCGTCGGCGTGCAACAGGCCGAGCAGGTCGGCCGCACGATCGACGACGCCGTGGATCGCGTCGCTGAGATGTCCACCCTCGTCGGCGAGATCAGCCGTGCGTGCCACGAGCAGCACGGCGGCGTCTCGCAGGTTCAGGAGGCGCTCGGCGAACTGGACGCCATCACCCAGCAGAACGTAGCGATGGTCGAGCAGCTGGCGGCCGCCGCGTCGGGGCTGCGGGACCGATCGCGCGCGCTGGAAGAAGCCGTGGACCTCTTCAGGCTGGCCGACGCCACGCCACGGCGGGCGGCCGACGCCGTGGCGTTGAGACGCCAACAGCGCGCCTCGCGCGCCACCGCCGCGGCATGA